In one window of Candidatus Bathyarchaeia archaeon DNA:
- a CDS encoding ABC transporter ATP-binding protein translates to MVYKAKGFEVYCLDNISIEVQEEEFVTFIGPSGCGKSTLLKLVAGLLQPTKGEIWMNSQRVTEPTGRIGFVFQNPVLLNWRTVLENVLLPIEILGEDREKYRGKAMDLLELTGLKGFEHRYPRELSGGMQQRVSICRALITDPEILLMDEPFGALDAITREQMNLELTRIWQTQKKTVLFVTHSIPEAVFLSDRVVVMSHRPAHIVEDVKVNLPRPRAMSSPRFLRYVDRVRGLLGLTKPEEARSALGE, encoded by the coding sequence ATGGTCTATAAGGCTAAGGGGTTCGAGGTTTACTGCCTGGACAACATTTCGATAGAGGTTCAAGAGGAGGAGTTTGTCACCTTCATCGGACCCAGCGGATGCGGGAAAAGCACGTTGCTGAAGCTGGTCGCTGGCCTGCTTCAGCCTACTAAGGGGGAGATTTGGATGAACAGCCAACGGGTCACGGAGCCTACAGGCAGGATTGGCTTCGTTTTTCAGAACCCAGTCCTATTAAACTGGAGAACCGTGTTAGAGAACGTTCTGCTACCCATCGAAATCCTCGGCGAAGATCGGGAGAAATACCGAGGGAAGGCGATGGACTTGCTGGAGCTGACCGGCCTGAAGGGCTTCGAGCATAGATATCCCAGGGAGCTGTCGGGAGGCATGCAGCAGAGGGTTTCCATATGCCGCGCGTTAATCACCGACCCTGAGATACTGTTAATGGATGAGCCCTTCGGGGCGTTGGACGCCATCACTCGGGAGCAGATGAACCTAGAGTTGACGAGGATCTGGCAGACCCAGAAGAAGACTGTCCTTTTCGTCACCCACAGCATACCTGAAGCCGTGTTCCTCTCGGATCGAGTGGTTGTGATGAGTCATAGACCTGCCCACATAGTTGAGGATGTAAAAGTGAACCTGCCTAGGCCGAGGGCCATGTCAAGCCCACGGTTCCTGAGATACGTTGATAGGGTTCGAGGCCTACTGGGGTTAACGAAGCCTGAGGAAGCTCGGTCAGCCTTGGGTGAGTGA
- a CDS encoding ABC transporter substrate-binding protein, producing MRRPVLALLMIVIAVAAFSAGWFLKPTPVARMEDVTFALNWLFDGEHPFYFAALDKGYYRENGINVKIVRGFGSFDTVKRVETKEATFGLADPGSVVVGRAQGFKVKIIAMPFDLPPFGVHTLKESGIDHPSKLVGKTIGAPAGDTQRILFPVLAKAVGIDPNSVTWVTMEAGSKIPSLAQKKVDATVYFFDTYETIYRACGGKEMVNIMPWYKYGVDMYGMALITHEDTIKNNPSLVKRFVDATLRGLQYGIMHPEESVKIMLDYQPQLDKDLVLSQMKVDISLMLTDRFREHGIGWIEKDRMQKTVDAVVSAYEIPPIPVEDVYTTEFLTRYELPEVTYEIPEF from the coding sequence ATGAGGAGGCCAGTTCTCGCTTTATTGATGATCGTGATCGCGGTCGCGGCTTTCTCAGCTGGATGGTTCCTTAAGCCCACCCCAGTCGCGCGGATGGAGGACGTTACATTCGCGTTAAACTGGCTCTTCGACGGAGAGCATCCATTCTACTTTGCCGCCCTGGATAAAGGCTACTACCGAGAGAATGGGATAAACGTTAAAATTGTGAGGGGTTTCGGCTCTTTCGACACCGTTAAGAGGGTTGAAACCAAGGAGGCGACCTTCGGCCTCGCTGACCCTGGCAGTGTAGTCGTTGGTAGAGCTCAGGGCTTTAAGGTGAAAATCATCGCAATGCCCTTCGACCTACCTCCCTTCGGGGTTCACACCCTGAAGGAGTCGGGCATCGACCATCCCAGCAAGCTGGTAGGGAAGACCATCGGAGCCCCCGCTGGGGATACCCAGCGGATTTTATTCCCAGTCTTGGCTAAGGCTGTGGGAATAGACCCAAACAGCGTCACATGGGTCACTATGGAGGCTGGATCCAAAATACCTTCCTTAGCCCAGAAGAAGGTTGACGCCACCGTATACTTCTTCGACACCTATGAAACCATTTACCGGGCATGCGGCGGCAAGGAGATGGTAAACATTATGCCCTGGTATAAGTACGGTGTTGATATGTATGGGATGGCTTTGATCACGCATGAGGACACGATCAAAAATAACCCCTCCTTGGTGAAGAGATTTGTGGACGCCACCCTTAGGGGACTACAATACGGGATCATGCACCCTGAGGAGTCTGTTAAAATCATGCTGGACTACCAGCCTCAACTGGATAAAGACCTCGTCCTCAGCCAGATGAAGGTGGACATATCTCTAATGTTAACCGACAGGTTCAGGGAGCATGGAATAGGCTGGATAGAGAAGGATCGAATGCAGAAAACCGTTGACGCCGTGGTCTCAGCTTACGAGATACCGCCCATACCGGTGGAAGACGTGTACACGACGGAGTTCCTGACGAGGTATGAGCTCCCAGAAGTCACCTACGAGATCCCAGAGTTTTAA